In Bosea vestrisii, the following are encoded in one genomic region:
- a CDS encoding FAD-binding oxidoreductase, producing the protein MPSTVSVPQPTPARSADLPPSPQAIAAITRELAALFGNRLVTSLAVRQQHGHTLTWIPNQPPDAVVYPESTEEVASIVKLCVKHGVPVIAFGTGTSLEGHVNAPFGGVCIDMSQMKRVLAVHAEDLDCTVEAGVTRKELNEHLRDQGLFFPIDPGADASIGGMAATRASGTNAVRYGTMKDNVIALTAVMADGAIVKTASRARKSSAGYDLTRLLVGSEGTLGIITEVTLKLHGIPEAVSAGVCAFPSVKAACDATIMTIQSGLPVARIELVDDVMMRGVNLHSKLGLPETTMLFVEFHGSEEGVKEQAERFGEIAAEFGGGSFDWATRPEDRSKLWQARHDAYWAARALRPGAESVATDVCVPISRLAECVDETKRDIEASGLIAPIVGHVGDGNFHTQPLVDLADPDEVARCEAFIDRLVKRALAMGGTCTGEHGVGQKKMKYLEIEHSPAALAVMRLIKRSLDPQNILNPGKIIAL; encoded by the coding sequence ATGCCTTCAACCGTTTCCGTGCCTCAGCCCACCCCTGCTCGTAGTGCAGACCTGCCGCCGTCACCGCAGGCCATTGCCGCGATAACGCGGGAGCTGGCGGCGCTGTTCGGCAACCGGCTCGTCACCAGCCTCGCGGTCCGGCAGCAGCATGGCCACACGCTGACCTGGATTCCGAACCAGCCGCCGGACGCGGTCGTCTATCCTGAGAGCACCGAAGAGGTGGCCTCGATTGTGAAACTCTGCGTCAAGCATGGGGTTCCCGTCATCGCCTTCGGCACGGGGACCTCGCTGGAGGGGCATGTGAACGCGCCCTTCGGCGGCGTCTGCATCGACATGAGCCAGATGAAGCGCGTCCTTGCCGTCCATGCCGAGGACCTCGACTGCACGGTCGAGGCCGGGGTTACTCGCAAGGAGCTGAACGAGCATCTGCGCGACCAGGGCCTGTTCTTCCCGATCGATCCCGGTGCTGATGCCTCGATCGGAGGCATGGCGGCGACGCGCGCCTCCGGCACCAATGCCGTTCGCTACGGCACGATGAAGGACAATGTCATCGCGCTGACCGCGGTGATGGCCGATGGTGCCATCGTCAAGACCGCGAGCCGGGCGCGCAAATCCTCGGCCGGCTACGATCTCACCCGCCTTCTCGTCGGCTCGGAAGGCACGCTCGGCATCATTACCGAGGTGACGCTGAAGCTGCACGGCATTCCGGAAGCAGTCTCGGCCGGCGTCTGCGCGTTCCCCTCGGTGAAGGCGGCTTGCGATGCAACGATCATGACGATCCAGTCCGGCCTGCCGGTCGCGCGGATCGAGCTGGTCGACGATGTGATGATGCGCGGCGTCAACCTGCACTCCAAGCTCGGCCTGCCGGAGACGACGATGCTGTTCGTCGAGTTCCACGGCTCGGAAGAGGGCGTGAAGGAACAGGCCGAGCGCTTCGGCGAGATCGCGGCCGAGTTCGGCGGCGGTTCGTTCGACTGGGCGACGAGGCCGGAGGATCGCTCGAAGCTGTGGCAGGCCCGGCACGACGCCTATTGGGCGGCGCGGGCGCTGCGGCCCGGCGCGGAATCGGTCGCGACCGATGTCTGCGTGCCGATCTCGCGGCTGGCCGAGTGCGTCGACGAGACCAAGCGCGACATCGAGGCCTCCGGGCTGATAGCGCCGATCGTCGGCCATGTCGGCGACGGCAATTTCCATACCCAGCCGCTGGTCGACCTCGCCGATCCAGACGAGGTCGCGCGCTGCGAGGCCTTCATCGACAGGCTGGTCAAGCGGGCGCTCGCCATGGGTGGGACCTGCACCGGTGAGCACGGTGTCGGCCAGAAGAAGATGAAGTATCTCGAGATCGAGCACAGCCCGGCCGCGCTTGCGGTGATGCGGCTGATCAAGCGCTCGCTTGATCCGCAGAACATCCTCAATCCCGGCAAGATCATCGCCTTGTGA
- a CDS encoding thioesterase family protein, whose translation MPNEIRTTALFFAPFVSSPMRVETQWIDYNGHLNMAYYHVLFDRAVDEVFSLVGLNQDYVETRKASFFSAECHVLYKRELTASDLVRVTAQLIAFDDKRLHYYLEMRHASEGWLASTSENLSLHVDLTDRKVTPFPADILANLAIMKAAHARMPRPATVGRMIGMPEKSAITLGAPVEAQEAERETETRH comes from the coding sequence ATGCCGAACGAAATTCGCACGACCGCCCTGTTCTTCGCTCCCTTCGTCTCGTCCCCGATGCGGGTCGAGACGCAATGGATCGACTATAACGGCCATCTCAACATGGCCTATTACCACGTCCTGTTCGATCGCGCGGTCGACGAGGTCTTCTCGCTTGTCGGCCTGAACCAGGACTATGTCGAGACGCGCAAGGCCTCATTCTTCTCGGCCGAATGCCATGTGCTCTACAAGCGCGAGTTGACGGCCAGCGACCTCGTACGTGTCACCGCGCAACTCATCGCCTTCGACGACAAGCGCCTGCATTACTATCTCGAAATGCGTCATGCGAGCGAAGGCTGGCTCGCCTCGACCTCCGAGAACCTGTCGCTGCATGTCGACCTGACCGATCGCAAGGTCACGCCCTTCCCGGCCGACATCCTCGCCAATCTCGCAATCATGAAGGCGGCGCACGCTCGTATGCCGCGGCCGGCGACAGTCGGCCGGATGATCGGCATGCCGGAGAAGAGTGCGATCACGCTCGGCGCGCCGGTCGAGGCGCAGGAAGCGGAGCGCGAAACCGAGACGCGGCACTAG
- a CDS encoding YdeI/OmpD-associated family protein, whose amino-acid sequence MAPVKIDPEKVREFEDASSFYDWLGSNHDQADEVWIKIHKLSSGLRSITPKEAIDVVLCWGWIDGVRKGLDERSFLQRYSPRGARSIWSQINVDNVARLITEGRMTRHGLMQVDAAKADGRWARAYGAGQNLKIPDDLQAAIDAEPLAREMLSKLSGQNRFALAFRVHNLKTEAGRRKRIAAFVEMLKRGETIYPQR is encoded by the coding sequence ATGGCGCCGGTGAAGATCGATCCTGAAAAGGTCCGGGAATTCGAGGATGCGTCAAGCTTCTACGACTGGCTTGGCAGCAACCACGACCAGGCTGACGAAGTCTGGATCAAGATCCACAAGCTCTCGTCCGGCTTGCGGTCGATCACGCCCAAGGAGGCGATCGACGTCGTGCTCTGCTGGGGCTGGATCGACGGCGTCAGGAAAGGCCTCGACGAGCGCAGCTTTCTGCAGCGCTACAGTCCGAGGGGCGCCAGAAGTATCTGGAGCCAGATCAATGTCGACAATGTCGCCCGTCTGATTACGGAAGGGCGCATGACCAGACACGGCCTGATGCAGGTCGATGCAGCCAAGGCCGACGGTCGATGGGCGCGCGCTTATGGCGCCGGCCAAAATCTGAAGATCCCCGACGATCTCCAGGCGGCGATCGACGCAGAGCCCTTGGCCAGGGAGATGCTATCGAAGCTGAGCGGACAGAACCGCTTTGCCCTGGCGTTTCGTGTCCACAATCTCAAGACCGAAGCCGGGAGAAGGAAGAGGATCGCGGCTTTCGTCGAGATGCTCAAGCGCGGCGAGACGATCTACCCGCAGCGCTAG
- a CDS encoding potassium channel family protein gives MSDTADGEESSDGRPLRDRLRQLYHGRTPAALRFQVATLIIDLLIIGFFIATPLLRDRPAFLWLDYAVAIIVAAEIAARFLASSNMLRLLRQPTMLLDLFILATLLAPQWLENFGFLRILRLWSLSQRGLIWAQLRQTRFRDWEDVAKALVNLVTFLFVVSGFVYTFFFMSRPGLEGYVEALYFTVATVTTTGFGDITLPGIAGKVTSIVVMIIGISLFVRLAQAVFRPHKVTFPCPECALQRHEPDAVHCKACGHLLKIPDDDE, from the coding sequence ATGAGTGATACCGCCGACGGCGAAGAGAGCAGCGACGGACGTCCTTTGCGCGACCGGCTTCGGCAGCTCTATCACGGGCGGACCCCGGCGGCGCTGCGCTTCCAGGTCGCGACGCTGATCATCGATCTCCTGATCATCGGCTTCTTCATCGCGACGCCGTTGCTGCGCGATCGGCCGGCATTCCTCTGGCTCGACTATGCGGTCGCGATCATCGTCGCCGCCGAGATCGCGGCGCGCTTCCTCGCGTCCTCGAACATGCTGCGGCTGCTGCGCCAGCCCACCATGCTGCTCGACCTCTTCATCCTGGCGACGCTGCTGGCGCCGCAATGGCTGGAAAATTTCGGCTTCCTGCGCATCCTCCGGCTCTGGTCGCTGTCGCAGCGCGGGTTGATCTGGGCGCAACTGCGGCAGACGCGTTTCCGCGACTGGGAGGACGTCGCCAAGGCTCTGGTCAACCTCGTGACTTTCCTCTTTGTCGTCAGCGGCTTCGTCTACACCTTCTTCTTCATGAGCCGGCCCGGGCTGGAGGGCTATGTCGAGGCGCTCTACTTCACCGTCGCGACGGTGACGACGACCGGTTTCGGCGACATCACCTTGCCGGGGATCGCCGGCAAGGTGACCTCGATCGTGGTGATGATCATCGGCATCTCGCTGTTCGTGCGGTTGGCGCAGGCGGTGTTCCGGCCGCACAAGGTGACCTTCCCCTGTCCGGAATGTGCTCTGCAGCGGCACGAACCCGATGCCGTGCACTGCAAGGCCTGCGGCCACCTGCTGAAGATACCGGACGACGACGAGTGA
- a CDS encoding class I SAM-dependent methyltransferase has product MYRFQRHIYDATRKFYLLGRDGLIAELKPPPGGAVLEIGCGTGRNLIKIARRYPQARCYGLDVSEEMLRTAREQVVKAGLADRITLAQADATSFDPQALFGRAGFERVVISYALSMIPPWREALAEAVRVVAPGGSLHIVDFGDQANLPAPFRAVLNRWLALFHVTPRKDLDAVVTGLCAEAGVIGGTTRLFGGYSVQAVAIKPA; this is encoded by the coding sequence ATGTATCGCTTCCAGCGGCACATCTACGACGCGACCCGGAAGTTCTACCTGCTCGGGCGCGATGGGCTGATCGCGGAGTTGAAGCCGCCGCCGGGCGGCGCGGTGCTGGAGATCGGCTGCGGCACCGGGCGCAACCTGATCAAGATCGCGCGGCGCTATCCGCAGGCGCGTTGCTACGGGCTCGACGTCTCCGAAGAGATGTTGCGCACGGCGCGCGAGCAGGTGGTGAAGGCGGGGCTCGCCGATCGGATCACGCTGGCACAGGCCGACGCGACCAGCTTCGATCCGCAGGCACTGTTCGGTCGCGCCGGCTTCGAGCGGGTGGTGATCTCCTATGCGCTTTCGATGATCCCGCCCTGGCGGGAGGCGCTCGCCGAGGCCGTGCGCGTCGTCGCGCCGGGTGGCTCGCTGCACATCGTCGATTTCGGCGATCAGGCGAATCTGCCCGCGCCGTTCAGAGCGGTGCTCAATCGTTGGCTGGCACTGTTCCATGTCACGCCACGCAAGGATCTCGACGCGGTGGTGACCGGACTCTGTGCCGAGGCCGGCGTCATCGGCGGCACCACGCGGTTGTTTGGCGGCTATAGCGTGCAGGCCGTGGCAATCAAGCCGGCTTGA
- a CDS encoding DUF3419 family protein — MTQTIRAVKRTTNLGLTTAVHRSKPLSRAGLLERMFTLAFSGLVYPQIWEDPVVDMEALALQPDDHLVAIASGSCNILSYLTADPAKISAIDLNGAHIALGHLKLAALAEIDDHPTFRRFFGQAQSKANVETYDQLIGPRLDAVSRAYWEGRNLVGRRRIELFARNFYRYGLLGRFIGTGHFLARRLGCDPRVMLQAKTMEEQRALFEQHLAPVFDKRLVRWLVRQPASLYGLGIPPAQYKALAADGDAGIRAVLRHRLERLACGFDLKTNYFAWQAFGRGYGPEPDAAVPPYLEQGNFETVRARATRVAYHQSAITTFLEKQPAESCNGFVLLDAQDWMNDAELTALWTQVTRSAAPGARAIFRTAADERLLPGRVPEAILSQWHYDEARSRELGARDRSSIYGAFHLYVRRMAA, encoded by the coding sequence GTGACGCAGACGATCCGCGCGGTGAAGCGCACCACGAATCTCGGCCTGACCACCGCCGTCCACCGCAGCAAGCCGCTCTCGCGTGCCGGCCTGCTTGAACGGATGTTCACGCTCGCCTTCTCCGGCCTAGTCTACCCGCAGATCTGGGAAGATCCGGTCGTCGACATGGAGGCGCTGGCGCTGCAGCCGGACGATCATCTCGTCGCCATCGCCTCGGGCTCCTGCAACATCCTCTCCTATCTCACCGCCGATCCGGCGAAGATCAGTGCGATTGATCTCAACGGCGCACATATCGCGCTTGGCCATCTCAAGCTCGCGGCACTGGCCGAGATCGACGACCATCCGACTTTCCGCCGCTTCTTCGGGCAGGCGCAGTCGAAGGCCAATGTCGAGACCTATGACCAGCTGATCGGGCCACGGCTGGACGCGGTCAGCCGGGCCTATTGGGAGGGGCGCAACCTCGTCGGTCGCCGACGGATCGAGCTCTTCGCCCGTAATTTCTACCGCTACGGTCTGCTCGGCCGCTTTATCGGCACGGGGCACTTTCTTGCCCGTCGGCTCGGCTGCGACCCCAGGGTCATGCTGCAGGCGAAGACGATGGAGGAGCAGCGGGCGCTGTTCGAGCAGCATCTGGCGCCGGTCTTCGACAAGAGGCTGGTGCGCTGGCTCGTGCGCCAGCCGGCTTCGCTCTACGGGCTCGGCATCCCGCCGGCCCAGTACAAGGCGCTGGCCGCCGATGGCGACGCCGGGATCCGCGCGGTCCTGCGCCACCGGCTGGAGCGGCTCGCTTGCGGCTTCGACCTCAAGACCAACTACTTCGCCTGGCAGGCCTTCGGCCGCGGCTACGGGCCGGAGCCGGACGCGGCGGTGCCGCCCTATCTGGAGCAGGGTAACTTCGAGACGGTGCGGGCCCGCGCAACCAGAGTCGCCTATCATCAGAGCGCGATCACCACCTTCCTCGAAAAGCAGCCGGCCGAGAGCTGTAACGGCTTCGTGCTGCTCGATGCGCAGGACTGGATGAACGACGCCGAGCTGACGGCGCTGTGGACTCAAGTGACCCGCAGCGCTGCGCCCGGCGCGCGCGCGATCTTCCGCACGGCTGCCGACGAACGCCTGCTGCCCGGCCGCGTGCCGGAGGCGATCCTGTCGCAATGGCATTATGACGAGGCGCGCAGCCGCGAGCTCGGCGCCCGCGACCGCTCCTCCATCTACGGCGCCTTCCATCTCTACGTTCGCAGGATGGCCGCGTGA
- the msrB gene encoding peptide-methionine (R)-S-oxide reductase MsrB, translating to MDLFAKTEKPERDFPFQLSDAEWRAKLTPEQYQVLRGHGTERAGSCALNFEKRAGTFSCAGCGQKLFRSHKKFESGTGWPSFDQPLEGAVEESEDGSFGMRRVEVHCANCGGHLGHVFPDGPPPTGLRYCINGVAMDFEAEAG from the coding sequence ATGGATCTGTTTGCCAAAACCGAAAAGCCGGAGCGCGACTTCCCCTTCCAGCTCAGCGATGCTGAGTGGCGCGCGAAGCTGACGCCGGAGCAGTACCAGGTGCTGCGCGGCCACGGCACCGAGCGGGCCGGCTCCTGCGCGCTGAACTTCGAGAAGCGCGCCGGCACCTTCTCCTGCGCCGGCTGCGGCCAGAAGCTGTTCAGGTCGCACAAGAAATTCGAGAGCGGCACCGGCTGGCCGAGCTTCGACCAGCCATTGGAGGGCGCAGTCGAGGAGAGCGAGGACGGCAGCTTCGGCATGCGCCGGGTCGAGGTGCACTGCGCCAATTGCGGCGGCCATCTCGGCCACGTCTTCCCCGACGGCCCGCCCCCAACCGGCCTGCGCTACTGCATCAATGGCGTCGCGATGGATTTCGAGGCGGAAGCGGGCTGA
- a CDS encoding acyl-CoA dehydrogenase family protein gives MAQASHAHQVTNQVPPLQDYDAYAADPVLRAAVAAFDAGWADERLHEAGRTVGAAETIEMARLANRHGPELRSHDRFGNRLDEIEFHPAWHALMTRAIGQETHALAWNKPGPGAQVARAALQYLWYGCESGICCPISMTYSAIPVLKQDRALWAQWGALISSKNYDKRQGPAAGKLGATVGMAMTETQGGSDLRQIQTIAYDNRDGTYSLHGQKWFFSVPHSDLFLTLARNEEGISCFVVPGWRPDGERNGIAIQRLKDKCGNRSNASSEVEFRGAIGHMLGDPGRGLRTGLSMNHNTRLDIAAASAGLMRQAVMLAGHHAQHRTAFQRLLIDQPIMQNVLADLAIEAEAAAWLAFRLFAAVDRQEQSESEKLLARIGAPLAKYWVAKRTPAVVVEALECHGGNGFIEENPMARHYREAPLNSVWEGSGNVICLDVLRSLEREPGSLQALRAEFHAVSGQDRRYDAAVQVLDTDLHELIRHEGQARLLTERLALMLQGALLIRHAPHAVADAFVATRLGGHWSGHFGDLPLAVDAATLARRAVPEV, from the coding sequence ATGGCCCAGGCATCGCACGCCCATCAGGTCACCAATCAGGTGCCGCCGCTGCAGGACTACGACGCCTACGCCGCCGATCCGGTGCTGAGGGCGGCGGTCGCCGCTTTCGATGCGGGCTGGGCCGATGAGCGGCTGCACGAGGCAGGGCGGACGGTCGGCGCAGCCGAGACGATCGAGATGGCGCGGCTCGCCAACCGGCACGGGCCGGAATTGCGCAGCCATGACCGCTTCGGCAACCGGCTCGATGAGATCGAATTCCACCCGGCCTGGCACGCGCTGATGACCCGCGCCATCGGCCAGGAGACGCATGCGCTCGCCTGGAACAAGCCGGGGCCGGGGGCGCAGGTGGCGCGGGCTGCCTTGCAATATCTCTGGTATGGCTGCGAGAGCGGCATCTGCTGCCCGATCTCGATGACCTATTCGGCCATCCCGGTGCTGAAGCAGGACCGGGCGCTCTGGGCGCAGTGGGGCGCGTTGATCTCCTCGAAGAATTACGACAAGCGCCAGGGGCCTGCCGCGGGCAAGCTAGGGGCGACCGTCGGCATGGCGATGACCGAGACGCAAGGCGGCTCGGACCTGCGCCAAATCCAGACCATCGCCTATGACAACCGCGACGGCACCTATTCGCTGCATGGGCAGAAATGGTTCTTCTCGGTGCCGCATTCCGACCTCTTCCTGACGCTGGCGCGTAATGAAGAGGGCATTTCCTGCTTCGTCGTGCCGGGCTGGCGGCCGGATGGCGAGCGCAATGGCATCGCGATCCAGCGCCTCAAGGACAAATGCGGCAACCGCTCGAACGCCTCCTCCGAGGTCGAGTTTCGCGGCGCGATCGGCCATATGCTCGGCGATCCCGGCCGGGGCCTGCGCACCGGCCTGTCGATGAACCACAATACGCGGCTCGACATCGCCGCCGCGTCCGCCGGTTTGATGCGGCAGGCGGTGATGCTCGCCGGCCATCACGCCCAGCACCGCACCGCTTTCCAGCGCCTGCTGATCGACCAGCCGATCATGCAGAACGTCCTCGCCGACCTCGCCATCGAGGCGGAGGCCGCCGCTTGGCTCGCCTTCCGGCTCTTTGCCGCGGTCGACCGGCAGGAGCAGTCGGAGAGCGAGAAGCTGCTGGCCCGGATCGGCGCGCCACTGGCGAAATACTGGGTGGCGAAGCGCACGCCGGCCGTCGTGGTCGAGGCGCTGGAATGCCATGGCGGCAACGGCTTCATCGAGGAGAACCCGATGGCGCGCCATTATCGCGAGGCGCCGCTGAATTCGGTCTGGGAGGGTTCGGGCAACGTCATCTGCCTCGACGTGCTGCGCTCGCTGGAACGCGAGCCGGGCTCGCTGCAGGCGCTGCGCGCCGAATTCCATGCAGTTTCAGGGCAGGACCGGCGCTACGACGCAGCAGTGCAAGTGCTGGACACAGACCTGCATGAGCTCATCCGCCATGAAGGCCAGGCGCGTCTGCTGACCGAGCGGCTGGCGCTGATGCTGCAGGGCGCACTGCTGATCCGCCACGCCCCGCATGCGGTCGCCGATGCCTTTGTGGCGACGCGGCTCGGCGGGCATTGGTCGGGCCATTTCGGCGACCTGCCGCTGGCGGTTGATGCGGCGACGTTGGCGCGGCGGGCGGTGCCGGAGGTTTGA
- a CDS encoding alpha/beta hydrolase has translation MLRRALSTLVITFTAGLSLGVIPAKAQPQSAVKIQPGEGRPYEIADSEVWDVPDPVSGRGYQVFVALPPSYGKEPQRKYPVLYVTDADYAFPIIRQISRRLNLDGPKVEEFILVGLSYAKGEDGTVSRRRDYTPTPNGPSTAPSGAIHGQGQAYQTYLRDQVKPFIAQRYRTDPARALFLGHSYGSLLGAQILFTEPGLFSGYVLGSPSLWYDKRHTLGLEASYAAKNRDLPAKVFLYVGEYEAQRKGDRRYSQSVDMVADNRTLEEALRGRKYPGLSVKSVVLNDEDHLSVAPRGFTQGLRYLLPAR, from the coding sequence GTGCTGCGACGCGCCCTGAGTACCCTGGTCATCACATTCACCGCCGGCTTGAGCCTCGGCGTCATCCCGGCAAAAGCCCAGCCCCAATCGGCGGTGAAGATACAGCCGGGCGAAGGCCGCCCCTATGAGATCGCCGACAGCGAGGTCTGGGACGTGCCTGATCCGGTCTCAGGCCGGGGCTATCAAGTCTTCGTCGCCCTGCCGCCGTCCTACGGGAAGGAGCCGCAGCGGAAATATCCCGTGCTCTACGTCACCGACGCCGACTATGCCTTCCCGATCATCCGCCAGATCAGCCGTCGCCTGAATCTCGATGGCCCCAAGGTCGAGGAATTCATCTTGGTCGGCCTGTCCTATGCCAAGGGCGAAGACGGCACGGTCAGCCGCCGGCGCGACTACACGCCGACGCCGAACGGGCCGAGCACTGCACCATCAGGCGCGATCCATGGCCAAGGCCAAGCCTACCAGACCTATCTGCGCGATCAGGTGAAGCCGTTCATCGCACAGCGCTACCGCACCGATCCGGCGAGAGCGCTCTTTCTCGGGCACTCCTACGGGTCGTTGCTCGGCGCGCAAATCCTCTTCACCGAGCCCGGCCTGTTCAGCGGCTACGTCCTCGGCAGCCCGTCGCTCTGGTACGACAAACGCCACACCCTGGGCCTGGAGGCGAGCTATGCCGCCAAGAACCGCGATCTGCCAGCCAAGGTCTTCCTCTATGTCGGCGAGTACGAGGCGCAGCGTAAAGGCGACCGGCGCTACAGCCAGAGCGTCGACATGGTCGCCGACAACCGGACCCTGGAAGAAGCCTTGCGCGGCCGGAAGTATCCGGGCCTGAGCGTGAAATCGGTGGTCCTGAACGACGAGGATCACCTCTCCGTCGCACCGCGCGGCTTCACGCAGGGACTAAGATATCTCCTGCCAGCGCGTTGA
- a CDS encoding UvrD-helicase domain-containing protein, which translates to MSDNTTSAPLPRPGGLASRAAAQPAAGYLQGLNPEQRLAVEATDGPVLVLAGAGTGKTRVLTTRIAHLIATNRAFPSQILSVTFTNKAAREMKERVAHLVGPVAEGMPWLGTFHSISAKLLRRHAELVDLRSDFTILDTDDQIRLMKQVIQAEGIDEKRWPGRMLAGFIDSWKNRGLSPKDVPPGESGVFASGKGGKLYAAYQDRLKTLNAVDFGDLLLHCLTLFREHPELLASYHERFRYILVDEYQDTNVAQYLWLRLLAQGRRNIACVGDDDQSIYGWRGAEVDNILRFEHDFPGATVVRLERNYRSTGHILATAAKLIARNEGRLGKTLRTEDEPGEKVTITGAWDSQEEARLISDEVEAMQSKGENLAEVAILVRISAQMREIEERLIHVGVPYRVIGGPRFYERAEIRDAMAYLRCVVSPTDDLAFERIVNVPKRGLGDATIQLLHNHARATGFSLMQSARAVVETEELKPKARTTLRELVEAFARWQAKAEAMQQGELAELVLEESGYTEMWQKDRSADAAGRLENLKELVRSLDEFPDLPAFLEHVSLVMDADSGDGGARVSIMTLHAAKGLEFDTVFLPGWEEGLFPSQRALDENGRAGLEEERRLAHVGLTRARKRLKLFFASNRRIHGLWQSSLPSRFIDELPEEHVEVVQAPTAYSQGGYGASRFERMESFGSSYQTPGWQRAQENKAKFNSGGGSGFSDAGQRGFGSGGGRQRGPMLIEGELTAKSTGTSAFDPGARVFHVKFGPGSVASVDGNKLTVDFDKAGRKMVLDSFVQKSG; encoded by the coding sequence TTGTCCGACAACACCACCTCCGCCCCCCTGCCCCGCCCCGGCGGCCTCGCATCGCGCGCGGCGGCGCAGCCGGCGGCCGGCTATCTCCAGGGGCTCAATCCGGAGCAGCGCCTGGCGGTCGAGGCGACCGACGGCCCCGTGCTGGTGCTGGCCGGCGCCGGCACCGGCAAGACCCGCGTGCTCACCACCCGCATCGCCCATCTGATCGCGACCAACCGCGCCTTTCCCTCGCAGATCCTCTCGGTGACCTTCACCAACAAGGCGGCGCGCGAGATGAAGGAGCGCGTCGCCCATCTCGTCGGGCCCGTTGCCGAGGGCATGCCCTGGCTCGGCACCTTCCACTCGATCTCGGCCAAGCTGTTGCGCCGCCATGCCGAGCTGGTCGATCTGCGCTCCGATTTCACCATCCTCGACACCGACGACCAGATCCGCCTGATGAAGCAGGTGATCCAGGCGGAAGGGATCGACGAGAAGCGCTGGCCCGGCCGCATGCTGGCGGGCTTCATCGACAGCTGGAAGAACCGCGGTCTTTCGCCCAAGGACGTGCCGCCGGGCGAATCCGGCGTCTTCGCCTCCGGCAAGGGCGGCAAGCTCTATGCCGCCTATCAGGACCGGCTGAAAACGCTGAACGCCGTCGATTTCGGCGATCTCCTGCTGCATTGCCTGACGCTGTTCCGCGAGCATCCGGAGCTGCTGGCGAGCTATCACGAGCGCTTCCGCTACATCCTCGTCGACGAGTACCAGGACACCAACGTCGCCCAGTATCTCTGGCTGCGCCTCCTGGCACAGGGCCGGCGCAACATCGCCTGCGTCGGCGACGACGACCAGTCGATCTATGGCTGGCGCGGCGCCGAGGTCGACAACATCCTGCGCTTCGAGCACGATTTTCCGGGCGCGACCGTGGTCCGGCTCGAGCGCAACTACCGCTCGACCGGCCATATCCTCGCCACCGCCGCCAAGCTGATCGCCCGCAACGAGGGCCGCCTCGGCAAGACCTTGCGCACCGAGGACGAGCCCGGCGAGAAGGTCACCATCACCGGCGCCTGGGACAGCCAGGAGGAGGCCCGCCTGATCTCCGACGAGGTCGAGGCGATGCAGTCCAAGGGCGAGAACCTCGCCGAGGTCGCGATCCTCGTCCGCATCTCCGCGCAGATGCGCGAGATCGAGGAGCGGCTCATCCATGTCGGCGTGCCTTATCGCGTCATCGGCGGCCCGCGCTTCTACGAGCGCGCCGAGATCCGCGACGCCATGGCCTATCTGCGCTGCGTCGTGAGCCCCACGGACGATCTCGCCTTCGAGCGCATCGTCAACGTGCCCAAGCGCGGCCTCGGCGACGCCACCATCCAGCTGCTGCACAACCACGCCCGGGCGACCGGCTTCTCGCTGATGCAATCGGCGCGAGCCGTGGTCGAAACCGAGGAATTGAAGCCCAAGGCCCGCACAACGCTGCGCGAGCTGGTCGAGGCCTTCGCCCGCTGGCAGGCAAAGGCCGAGGCGATGCAGCAGGGCGAGCTCGCGGAGCTGGTGCTGGAGGAGAGCGGCTACACCGAGATGTGGCAGAAGGACCGCTCGGCCGACGCCGCCGGGCGCCTGGAAAACCTCAAGGAGCTGGTCCGCTCGCTCGACGAATTCCCCGACCTGCCGGCCTTCCTCGAACACGTCTCGCTGGTGATGGACGCCGATAGCGGCGATGGCGGGGCGCGCGTCTCGATCATGACGCTGCACGCCGCCAAGGGGCTGGAGTTCGACACCGTCTTCCTGCCCGGCTGGGAGGAAGGGCTGTTCCCGAGCCAGCGCGCGCTCGACGAGAACGGCCGCGCCGGGCTGGAGGAGGAACGCCGCCTCGCCCATGTCGGCCTGACCCGCGCCCGCAAGCGGCTGAAACTGTTCTTCGCCTCGAACCGCCGCATCCACGGCCTCTGGCAGTCGAGCCTGCCCTCGCGCTTCATCGACGAACTGCCGGAGGAGCATGTCGAGGTCGTCCAGGCGCCCACCGCCTACAGCCAGGGCGGCTACGGCGCCTCGCGCTTCGAGCGCATGGAAAGCTTCGGCTCGTCCTACCAGACGCCGGGCTGGCAGCGTGCGCAGGAGAACAAGGCCAAGTTCAATTCGGGTGGCGGCTCGGGCTTCTCCGACGCCGGCCAGCGTGGCTTCGGCTCGGGTGGCGGCCGCCAGCGCGGCCCGATGCTGATCGAGGGCGAGCTGACGGCGAAATCGACGGGAACCTCGGCCTTCGACCCCGGCGCACGCGTCTTCCACGTCAAGTTCGGCCCCGGCTCGGTCGCCAGCGTCGACGGCAACAAGCTGACCGTCGATTTCGACAAGGCCGGCAGGAAAATGGTGCTGGACAGCTTCGTCCAGAAGTCGGGATAG